From one Paramormyrops kingsleyae isolate MSU_618 chromosome 1, PKINGS_0.4, whole genome shotgun sequence genomic stretch:
- the pdgfra gene encoding platelet-derived growth factor receptor alpha: protein MGVAWAILSFGVCFIGILLGPRAIKSESSPPLIHPDLHELVVKRHASINLTCSGTRAVSWVPPLSDNAVVKREDPRTAVLMIKDASAANTEALVCEYDDWQGAEEDKQAEIYIFVPDPEIPFAPENVSGETDLLTDIPCRVTNPDWHVVLRSVHSRTEVPAPYFNKIGFLGTFPEGSYLCETTVNGKTRSSAIYTVKADRGKDDDFQLKLHASQPAVRVGEPFSLTCEGPAGDSYQQTWLHPSKQITGAEESRQAVAGTMHYTLSIRAASEQDTGFYDCAVTDTLTGMTRVQRVSVTVLPGTTFIRLDHNIAPLEFSTSLEESVFSVFIDAYPAPKVQWLKDNVAIDESQHNIFIKFNAITANRYLSRLTLSRTQEGDGGNYTIVVSHEKVPLDGKAVRYSFQLRVRGADPQPLLLALPEIWPQQTEMVVPLHQEFTLKCKGEREVLWDLPIFPGDFLEDTEEDNSGLFVTTLTVINATVEYTGYYSCHHVDSNHTEQDLTGIYIYVPDPDMPFVPSLDPYSKHVLASMDDMEIQCRVSDPRTNVTLLNVDTQKEVPATYDSKRGMVGLFSSGTYVCKALVNDEEHYSEEYIIHGWTTNDDLQVELRVEHTALLVGQKLVVSCIARGSEMLEDLWKYPGKMGSRGVKTVRESKASQEINYTLTISQATTKDSGLYECSITDIMTTITRTKKVEITVYERDFISLEPTFTAVQSADLDEVKEFMVIIDSFPTARVTWLKDGKVLNDVNAEMTSNLRRVNETRYQGTLVLIRAKEEDSGNYTIQVRNGNLTQSFSFTLKVKVPPKIVQLMDLHHSSATGQSVVCIAGGQPVPEVEWFVCKNIKLCSNDSSQWTSLVVNSTDITLETHVNQDNQLESQVIFAKLENSLALRCLARNELAVASREVKLVSNALQSELTVAAAVLVLLVIVIISLIVLVIIWKQKPRYEIRWRVIESISPDGHEYIYVDPMQLPYDSRWEFPRDGLVLGRVLGSGAFGKVVEGMAYGLSRSQPVMKVAVKMLKPTARSSEKQALMSELKIMTHLGPHLNIVNLLGACTKSGPIYIITEYCFYGDLVNYLHKNRDSFISQHIDKSKKELDIFGINPADENSRSYVILSFESKGDYMDMMQAHNTQYVPMLEMSDASKYSDVYGSNYDHPPSHKDKSLSEREANSLLSDDSDDGLSTMDLLSFTYQAARGMEFLASKNCVHRDLAARNVLLSQGKIVKICDFGLARDIMHDNNYVSKGSTFLPVKWMAPESIFDNLYTTMSDVWSYGILLWEIFSLGGTPYPGMVVDSTFYNKIKSGYRMAKPEHATSDVYEMMMKCWNSEPKKRPSFFSLSETVASLLPSEYKKCYERVHHEFLRSDHPAVTRVQVDGLDAYVGMPYKNQGKLKERESGFGEQRLSSDSGYIIPLPDLDPMSDDEYSKRNRHSSQTSEESAIETGSSSSAFGRREAEMLEDSEMLELCLDSGDMTEDSFL, encoded by the exons ATGGGTGTCGCGTGGGCCATCCTTTCATTTGGAGTCTGTTTCATCGGGATCCTCTTAG GTCCCCGGGCCATTAAGAGCGAGTCTTCACCTCCACTCATCCATCCCGACCTGCACGAGCTTGTTGTTAAACGTCACGCCAGCATCAATTTGACCTGTTCCGGGACGAGGGCCGTCAGCTGGGTGCCCCCGCTGTCGGACAATGCCGTGGTTAAACGGGAAGACCCCCGAACCGCCGTGCTGATGATTAAAGACGCGTCCGCCGCCAACACTGAAGCCCTAGTGTGCGAGTACGACGATTGGCAGGGTGCAGAGGAAGATAAGCAGgctgaaatatacatatttgtacctg aCCCAGAGATTCCATTCGCTCCCGAAAATGTCTCAGGGGAAACGGACCTTTTGACCGACATCCCTTGTCGCGTTACAAACCCGGACTGGCACGTCGTGCTCAGAAGTGTCCATTCCCGGACGGAGGTGCCCGCACCATATTTCAACAAGATCGGCTTCCTGGGGACTTTCCCCGAAGGCTCCTACTTGTGTGAAACCACCGTGAACGGCAAGACTCGGAGCAGCGCCATCTACACGGTCAAGGCCGATCGAGGAAAAGACG atGATTTCCAGTTGAAGCTGCACGCCAGTCAGCCAGCCGTGCGGGTGGGCGAGCCCTTCAGCCTCACCTGTGAAGGCCCCGCTGGGGACTCGTACCAGCAGACGTGGCTGCACCCCAGCAAGCAG ATCACTGGTGCTGAAGAGAGCAGGCAGGCTGTTGCTGGGACCATGCACTACACCCTAAGCATCCGTGCAGCATCTGAGCAGGACACCGGGTTTTATGACTGCGCCGTCACCGATACTCTGACCGGCATGACCAGAGTCCAGAGGGTGTCTGTCACGGTCTTAC CGGGTACCACGTTCATCAGACTGGACCACAACATCGCGCCGCTGGAATTTTCGACCAGTCTGGAAGAGAGTGTGTTCAGCGTCTTCATTGATGCGTACCCTGCCCCCAAAGTCCAATGGCTGAAGGACAATGTGGCCATTGATGAGAGCCAACATAATATCTTCATCAAATTTAACGCAATCACTGCTAACAG GTACCTGAGCAGACTGACGCTCTCCCGCACCCAGGAGGGCGACGGTGGGAACTACACGATTGTGGTCTCCCATGAGAAGGTGCCGCTCGATGGCAAGGCAGTGCGTTACTCCTTCCAGCTGAGAGTGAGAG GCGCCGATCCGCAGCCCCTGCTGCTGGCACTGCCCGAGATCTGGCCCCAGCAGACGGAGATGGTCGTCCCTCTCCACCAGGAATTCACCCTCAAGTGCAAGGGTGAGCGGGAGGTGCTCTGGGACTTGCCCATCTTCCCAGGAGACTTCCTggaggacacagaggaggaTAACAGTGGCCTTTTTGTGACCACGCTCACTGTGATTAATGCAACTGTGGAGTACACCGGCTATTACTCCTGCCATCATGTGGACAGCAACCACACCGAGCAAGACTTGACTGGCATCTACATCTATGTTCCAG ACCCCGACATGCCCTTCGTCCCATCTCTGGACCCCTACAGCAAGCACGTCCTGGCCAGTATGGATGACATGGAAATCCAGTGCCGAGTGTCAGACCCCAGGACCAATGTGACGCTGCTGAATGTGGACACACAGAAGGAGGTGCCGGCCACCTATGACAGCAAGCGGGGCATGGTGGGCTTATTCAGCTCCGGCACCTACGTCTGCAAGGCCCTGGTCAACGACGAGGAGCACTACAGTGAGGAGTACATCATCCATGGATGGACAA CTAACGATGACCTCCAGGTGGAGCTTCGCGTGGAACACACAGCTCTGCTGGTGGGGCAGAAGCTGGTGGTGAGCTGTATAGCACGTGGCAGCGAGATGCTGGAGGACCTCTGGAAGTACCCTGGGAAGATG GGCTCAAGGGGAGTGAAGACAGTGAGGGAGAGCAAGGCATCCCAGGAGATCAATTATACGCTGACCATCTCCCAGGCCACCACCAAGGACAGTGGCCTCTACGAGTGCTCCATCACTGACATCATGACCACAATTACTCGGACCAAGAAGGTGGAAATCACAGTCTATG AAAGGGATTTCATATCTCTGGAGCCCACCTTCACTGCCGTGCAGTCTGCCGATCTAGACGAGGTGAAGGAATTTATGGTTATCATTGATAGCTTCCCCACTGCCAGGGTCACCTGGCTGAAGGACGGCAAGGTGCTGAACGACGTCAACGCTGAGATGACCAGCAACCTTCGGCGCGTCAACGAAACCAG GTACCAAGGTACCTTGGTTCTGATCCGAGCAAAGGAAGAGGACAGTGGAAACTACACCATCCAAGTTAGAAATGGGAACCTGACCCAGAGCTTCAGTTTCACGTTGAAGGTGAAAG TGCCACCAAAAATTGTGCAGCTGATGGACCTGCACCACAGCTCTGCCACGGGACAGTCTGTGGTGTGCATTGCAGGAGGGCAGCCTGTGCCAGAAGTGGAGTGGTTTGTCTGCAAGAACATCAAACT ATGCTCTAATGATTCATCTCAGTGGACCTCCCTGGTTGTCAACTCCACCGATATCACCTTGGAGACTCACGTAAACCAGGACAACCAGCTGGAGAGTCAGGTGATCTTTGCCAAACTGGAGAACTCTCTGGCTCTTAGGTGCCTGGCAAGGAACGAGCTAGCGGTGGCTAGCCGGGAAGTGAAACTCGTCTCAAATG CCCTACAGTCTGAGCTCACGGTTGCAGCTGCTGTCCTGGTTCTGTTGGTCATTGTCATCATCTCTCTCATTGTCCTGGTCATTATCTGGAAGCAG AAACCCCGGTATGAGATTAGGTGGCGTGTCATTGAATCAATTAGTCCAGATGGACACGAATACATCTATGTGGATCCCATGCAGCTTCCATATGACTCCAGATGGGAGTTTCCCCGTGATGGACTTGTTTTGG GCCGTGTTCTGGGCTCTGGAGCTTTTGGGAAGGTGGTTGAGGGGATGGCGTACGGCCTCAGCCGCTCACAGCCCGTGATGAAGGTGGCCGTCAAGATGCTGAAGC CCACAGCAAGGTCCAGTGAGAAACAGGCCCTCATGTCTGAACTGAAGATCATGACTCATCTGGGGCCTCATCTGAACATTGTCAACCTACTGGGGGCCTGTACCAAGTCGG GACCAATCTACATTATCACAGAGTACTGCTTCTATGGTGATTTGGTCAACTACCTCCACAAAAACAGAGACAGCTTCATTAGCCAGCACATCGACAAGTCCAAGAAAGAACTGGACATCTTTGGCATCAACCCGGCTGATGAGAATAGCAGGAG CTACGTCATCCTGTCCTTCGAAAGCAAAGGGGACTACATGGACATGATGCAAGCCCATAATACCCAGTACGTCCCTATGCTGGAAATGAGCGACGCTTCAAAGTACTCTGACGTCTACGGATCCAACTATGACCACCCGCCTTCTCATAAGGACAAATCTCTGAGCG AGAGGGAAGCAAACAGCCTGCTGTCTGACGACTCCGACGACGGCCTGAGCACTATGGACCTGCTGAGTTTCACATACCAGGCGGCACGGGGGATGGAGTTCCTGGCCTCCAAGAAC TGTGTGCATCGAGATTTAGCTGCAAGAAACGTCCTGCTTTCCCAAGGCAAGATCGTGAAGATCTGCGACTTCGGCCTGGCCAGGGACATAATGCACGACAACAACTACGTTTCCAAAGGCAGT ACCTTCTTGCCTGTGAAGTGGATGGCCCCCGAGAGCATCTTTGACAACCTGTACACCACAATGAGCGACGTCTGGTCCTACGGCATCCTGCTGTGGGAGATCTTCTCTCTGG gtggGACCCCCTATCCTGGTATGGTAGTGGACTCAACCTTCTACAACAAGATCAAAAGCGGCTATAGGATGGCCAAACCTGAGCATGCCACTAGTGACGT GTATGAGATGATGATGAAGTGCTGGAACAGTGAACCCAAGAAGAGaccctccttcttcagcctcaGTGAAACCGTCGCCTCTTTGCTGCCTTCCGAGTACAAAAAG TGCTATGAGCGCGTCCACCACGAGTTCCTGCGGAGCGACCACCCGGCGGTGACGCGTGTGCAGGTGGACGGTCTGGACGCCTACGTGGGGATGCCCTACAAGAACCAGGGCAAGCTGAAGGAGCGGGAAAGTGGCTTCGGCGAGCAGCGACTCAGCTCCGACAGCGGATACATCATCCCCCTGCCCGACCTGGACCCCATGTCTGATGACGAGTACAGCAAGAGGAACCGTCACAG TTCCCAGACGTCGGAGGAGAGCGCCATTGAGACCGGCTCCAGCAGCTCTGCCTTCGGCAGGAGGGAGGCTGAGATGCTGGAAGATTCTGAGATGCTGGAGCTGTGCCTAGATTCAGGAGACATGACAGAGGACAGCTTTCTGTAA